One genomic window of Actinoalloteichus hoggarensis includes the following:
- a CDS encoding helix-turn-helix domain-containing protein: MADLKKGARITGAARDKLATDLKKKYEKGASIRALAESTGRSYGFVHRVLSESGVQLRGRGGATRTKKK, encoded by the coding sequence GTGGCTGACCTGAAGAAGGGCGCCCGCATCACCGGCGCCGCACGGGACAAGCTTGCGACGGATCTGAAGAAGAAGTACGAGAAGGGCGCGAGCATTCGTGCCCTGGCCGAGTCGACCGGTCGCTCGTACGGCTTCGTTCATCGGGTCCTCAGCGAATCCGGCGTGCAGCTTCGGGGGCGTGGGGGCGCTACCCGAACGAAGAAGAAGTGA
- a CDS encoding enoyl-CoA hydratase/isomerase family protein: MTDEPVDVDTLRRAGVRLAVDGPRATITLDRPEVRGAQTPRTWEALERIGQTLPDSVRVVVVAGTGSSFSSGLDRGLFTVDGVDGMPGLPSLAALPPDEADARIERFQAGFAWLTRPERLTIAAVHGHAIGAGLQLALACDLRIVTEDVRFSMAETRLGLVPDLGGTSWLVRLVGYARAVELCVTGRFVGAEEASRIGLANEVVASADLPAAVDRLVESVLAAPRESVSETVRLLSDAADGVPREAQAAAERAAQLRLVSRLVRGTSD; encoded by the coding sequence GTGACAGACGAACCGGTGGACGTCGACACGCTGCGTCGTGCGGGCGTCCGACTGGCCGTCGACGGTCCTCGTGCCACGATCACGTTGGATCGTCCCGAAGTGCGGGGCGCGCAGACCCCCCGAACCTGGGAGGCCTTAGAACGGATCGGGCAGACACTGCCCGACTCCGTGCGCGTGGTGGTCGTCGCGGGAACGGGGTCGTCCTTCTCCTCGGGGTTGGACCGCGGGCTGTTCACCGTGGACGGTGTCGACGGGATGCCGGGGCTGCCGTCCTTGGCGGCGCTTCCGCCCGACGAGGCCGATGCCAGAATCGAGCGGTTCCAGGCCGGGTTCGCCTGGCTGACCCGGCCGGAACGGTTGACGATCGCGGCGGTGCACGGTCACGCGATCGGCGCGGGACTGCAACTAGCCCTGGCCTGCGATCTGCGGATCGTGACCGAGGACGTGCGGTTCTCGATGGCCGAGACCAGGCTCGGACTCGTTCCCGACCTGGGCGGCACCTCCTGGCTCGTGCGGTTGGTGGGCTATGCACGGGCCGTGGAGTTGTGCGTGACCGGCCGGTTCGTCGGTGCCGAGGAGGCGTCGCGGATCGGCCTGGCCAACGAGGTCGTGGCCTCGGCCGACCTGCCCGCGGCGGTGGACCGGCTCGTCGAGTCGGTGCTCGCGGCTCCGAGGGAGTCGGTCTCGGAGACCGTGCGGCTGCTCTCCGACGCGGCCGACGGCGTCCCGAGGGAAGCACAGGCCGCGGCGGAACGAGCGGCGCAGCTGCGATTAGTCTCCCGGCTGGTCCGAGGAACGAGCGACTAG
- a CDS encoding SDR family oxidoreductase, which translates to MTEPTRILVIGATGNIGGEVAALLARRDIPVRALVRRPEAARLPVGVEAARGDLTDLATLRAASSGVDAVYLTWPLDSPELAPAIMAVLSESVRRVVLLSSLAVDDDLDEQDNAIGELHAAVEAAVRRSGLEWTFLRPAEFAANTLRWADEIRGESVVRDAFGEAAGTMIHERDIAEVAVHALRDPDHHGRVHVLTGTQALTQIEQVHILGDVIGRPLRWEEISPEVTRERLTTWLSESFADVMLAGRATMVDEPLGPIATVWDAVGTPARSFRQWAIDHADDFR; encoded by the coding sequence ATGACAGAACCCACCAGGATCCTGGTGATCGGTGCGACGGGAAACATCGGCGGCGAGGTGGCGGCGCTGCTCGCCCGCCGAGACATCCCGGTCCGCGCCCTCGTCCGCCGCCCCGAGGCGGCACGACTGCCTGTCGGGGTGGAGGCCGCGCGCGGTGATCTCACCGACCTCGCGACGCTGCGCGCCGCGTCGTCCGGGGTGGACGCGGTCTATCTGACCTGGCCGCTGGACAGCCCCGAACTCGCGCCCGCGATCATGGCGGTGCTGAGCGAGAGCGTGCGTCGCGTGGTCCTGTTGTCGTCCCTGGCCGTGGACGACGATCTCGACGAGCAGGACAACGCGATCGGCGAGCTGCACGCCGCCGTCGAAGCCGCCGTCCGACGATCCGGTCTGGAATGGACGTTCCTGCGCCCCGCGGAGTTCGCCGCCAACACGTTGCGGTGGGCGGACGAGATCCGCGGTGAATCGGTGGTCCGGGACGCCTTCGGCGAGGCGGCGGGGACGATGATCCACGAGCGGGACATCGCCGAGGTGGCGGTGCACGCGCTGCGCGATCCGGATCACCACGGGCGAGTACACGTGTTGACCGGCACCCAGGCCCTCACCCAGATCGAGCAGGTGCACATCCTCGGCGACGTGATCGGCCGTCCGCTGCGCTGGGAGGAGATCTCGCCCGAGGTGACCAGAGAACGCCTGACGACCTGGCTCTCCGAGAGCTTCGCCGACGTGATGCTCGCGGGACGCGCCACGATGGTCGACGAGCCGCTCGGACCGATCGCGACGGTGTGGGACGCCGTCGGCACGCCGGCCCGGTCCTTCCGGCAGTGGGCGATCGACCACGCCGACGACTTCCGGTGA
- a CDS encoding winged helix-turn-helix transcriptional regulator, producing MDVGVQVVGGAPSRTGDAFDSDCPGRTILTHIAGRWGVLIIAALRDGPLRFYRLRDRIDGISEKMLAQNLRALTRDGLLRREVEDGAPPRVSYSLTAMGHELTVPLQGMLDWISVRADDIVAAQRRHDELHGGG from the coding sequence ATGGACGTAGGCGTGCAGGTGGTCGGGGGCGCTCCCTCACGGACGGGTGACGCATTCGACAGCGACTGTCCGGGACGGACGATCCTGACCCACATCGCGGGTCGATGGGGAGTGCTGATCATCGCGGCCCTGCGGGACGGGCCGCTGCGGTTCTATCGCCTCCGCGACCGCATCGACGGCATCAGCGAGAAGATGCTGGCCCAGAACCTGCGTGCTCTGACACGGGACGGGCTGCTGCGTCGCGAGGTGGAGGACGGCGCCCCGCCGCGCGTCTCCTATTCGCTCACCGCGATGGGGCACGAGCTGACGGTCCCGTTGCAGGGAATGCTCGACTGGATCTCCGTGCGGGCCGACGACATCGTCGCCGCCCAGCGTCGCCACGACGAGCTGCACGGCGGCGGGTGA
- a CDS encoding sugar isomerase domain-containing protein: MADGTTSFGELTRAHLAAVEATNTASIAEAATTILATIEAGGTVYTAGAGHSLAAVAETFYRAGGLACVRPLYHPELLPMHGARSSTVAERRPGLAAEVLASTTLTREDTLVVFSHSGINPYPVELAEAGRAAGARVVAVTSPTASASAPRRAHSTVAEQADVVLDTLVPPGDTTYPAEAPATAALSSLTTGFLWNLVLVALHDRSAAELPRWRSANVAGGDEANRVLFDEQLASVPELR; encoded by the coding sequence ATGGCCGACGGCACCACGAGCTTCGGCGAGCTCACCCGCGCACATCTGGCAGCGGTGGAGGCGACCAACACGGCGTCGATCGCCGAGGCGGCGACCACGATCCTGGCGACGATCGAGGCAGGCGGCACCGTCTACACGGCGGGTGCGGGCCATTCGCTGGCCGCCGTCGCGGAGACGTTCTACCGCGCGGGCGGGCTCGCCTGCGTGCGCCCGCTCTACCACCCCGAACTGCTGCCGATGCACGGCGCGCGCAGCAGCACCGTCGCCGAGCGCAGGCCGGGGCTGGCTGCCGAGGTCCTCGCGTCGACGACCCTCACCCGAGAGGACACCCTGGTGGTCTTCTCCCACTCCGGGATCAATCCGTACCCGGTGGAGCTGGCCGAAGCGGGCCGCGCCGCAGGCGCCCGGGTGGTCGCCGTGACCTCGCCGACCGCGTCGGCGAGCGCGCCCCGTCGCGCGCACAGCACGGTCGCCGAACAGGCGGACGTCGTGCTCGACACCCTCGTGCCGCCTGGTGACACGACCTACCCCGCGGAGGCCCCTGCCACCGCGGCCCTCTCCTCCCTCACGACCGGCTTCCTGTGGAATCTCGTTCTGGTCGCCTTGCACGACCGCTCCGCGGCCGAGCTGCCCCGCTGGCGCAGCGCGAACGTGGCGGGCGGCGACGAGGCCAACCGCGTGCTCTTCGACGAGCAGCTCGCGTCGGTGCCCGAACTCCGTTGA
- a CDS encoding 3-keto-disaccharide hydrolase, whose translation MRGTRRVLGTALAGVTLSGLMATGLAVGAGAAPAPAPQLAKDFTAQACEAPVRLFDGSSTDGWYQAGPGGFDVVDGTLQSRDGMGLLWYDEQQFDDYILMLDWRVTAETDNSGVFVRFPDPGDDPWVAVDEGYEIQINDNPAGDPQKTGSIYNHQEPSSYPSNEVGEWNRYVIKIVGERYQVFLNGTLVNDFTSTDPARGLEGYVGLQNHDPETRTQFRNIWVQPLCGD comes from the coding sequence ATGCGTGGAACACGACGAGTCCTCGGCACGGCGTTGGCGGGCGTGACGCTCAGCGGCCTGATGGCCACCGGTCTCGCCGTCGGTGCAGGCGCGGCACCCGCTCCCGCACCGCAGCTCGCGAAGGACTTCACCGCCCAGGCCTGTGAGGCGCCCGTACGGCTCTTCGACGGCAGCAGCACCGACGGCTGGTATCAGGCGGGCCCCGGCGGCTTCGACGTCGTGGACGGCACCCTGCAGAGCCGCGACGGCATGGGCCTGCTCTGGTATGACGAGCAGCAGTTCGACGACTACATCCTCATGCTCGACTGGCGGGTCACCGCCGAGACGGACAACTCGGGCGTCTTCGTCCGGTTCCCGGACCCGGGAGACGACCCGTGGGTGGCCGTCGACGAGGGTTATGAGATCCAGATCAACGACAACCCGGCGGGCGATCCCCAGAAGACCGGCAGCATCTACAACCATCAGGAGCCCAGCTCGTATCCGTCCAACGAGGTCGGCGAGTGGAATCGCTACGTCATCAAGATCGTGGGCGAGCGGTACCAGGTGTTCCTGAACGGCACGCTGGTCAACGACTTCACCAGCACCGACCCCGCACGAGGTCTGGAGGGGTACGTGGGGCTGCAGAACCACGATCCCGAGACCCGCACCCAGTTCCGCAACATCTGGGTTCAGCCGCTGTGCGGTGACTGA
- a CDS encoding OmpL47-type beta-barrel domain-containing protein, whose protein sequence is MSSIRRRALGLALGAALLVPLAGVAPAAAQQADQHSPDASPRLTQVPEDLTPFAEAAGEFEKIQLTEDVGEPMALAVVPDGRVLMTDRRGTIKIFNPDSYNVTTAAEIQVYAGEEDGLQGIAVDPDFEENGWVYTYYSPPDPEPRNRLSRFTLDGDVLDLESEQIILEVPTQRDLCCHVGGDIDFDSEGNLYLSTGDNTNSWASDGYTPIDEREGRSAFDAQRSSGNTNDLRGKLLRIHVEEDGGYTIPEGNLFPEGTEGTRAEIYYMGLRNPFRFSVDQETDRIFLGVVGPDARDGNPDRGPHAYDEVYLMDGPGNGGWPFCMGPNEPYRDYDFTTGESGPAFDCDAPVNDSPNNTGLTDLPPATPADIYYTYGCSEEFPEISCEGGNSAFGGPVYRYDESLDSPTKFPESYDGAHFFYEYSRNFVADVRFDENGDYSSMTPFLAELDFNQPMDMEFGPEGSLYVIEYGGGFFTPGTYAGLYRIDHTGGVQSPDVSLATTETSGDAPLEVTFDATGTTDPNGGELTFAWDYEGDGVDDADGISGTHTYTENGVYNAKLTVTNSAGRETVRRVTITIGNFAPQVAFDTPGDGSLFEWGDRVAYDVTVEDQEDGTVGDGISCSAVTVQTALGHDSHAHPQSNIQNCQGVTTIQEDGGHGGDANLFYVLRSSYEDRGNEGVAPTSGEHEIILQPKRKQAIHHDGAEGVEIVDDEAAEGGRTLGAVHAGDWVSFAPYNLSMIDSVRLRAAGLAGGTVELRADAPDGELIAATEVPAGSGEYVELDPVEISAPEGTFELFVVFDGESDEELLNLNYFEFDGLGAAGPRVVHAESDVSRGAAPLTANLTVSGEALPEGTTFSWDLGDGATAEGAAVSHEYQATGEYTASVTATDADGVVRGSAETTVSVFDPIDGTIEVTPESAELETRDQQQVSATFTPGEGTPADSPVSIEVYRSSPASDLPPGHTEGEPFVRVEQHIAEPDEEGTVSFDYTSTVGATDRIVACLGYGGSCVRGESLVVTDDGPVNLRDDLALDDGVVTWEATADDEGWITLYDGKSLAGWDHVGAGGFEVTEEGLLAPRSGGFGILYYADAEFEDYVLEAEYESFSVSANSGLFQRFPDPEGDAGVPGREGYEVAILDRVDDVLNRTGSINGLMAAKYLTAKPPYGGWNLFEIEVTGDQYNVVLNDRVVTEYTGDGTRGQGGHIGLENSNSNQLHFRNIRIKPTGDGGGEDSTAPVTTASTTPSEPDGREGWYTTSPVEITLEATDDASGVDTTEYRLDDGDWTTYDQPLTLTDDGTHTLDYRSTDTAGNIEDTQTLHLAIDTTAPTTEATFPDSSDGGWHDGEVTVALAGTDEGSGVARTEWSLDGGDWTAYEEPVSVSGEGPHSLLYRSVDVAGNVEDEKAATILIDHTAPTLVVAGVADGRVYGDATDLVLHWHAEDNTSGLDTVIGTLNDEEIDSGEYVPLHQLPLGMQELSVAATDLAGNTTEQSISFATTTSTRDISQLIDRFRATNRLSLTATTQLRDQLTTARLAEARGDDFATIEELQTLQTLVNDTTLVTAGDIRTTLDRDIQAVIDAIEGVAVTGSSDDAVE, encoded by the coding sequence ATGTCATCGATACGCCGTCGCGCACTGGGGCTGGCCCTCGGTGCAGCGCTGCTGGTGCCGCTGGCAGGGGTCGCTCCGGCGGCCGCCCAGCAGGCCGACCAGCACTCGCCCGACGCGAGCCCCCGACTCACCCAGGTTCCCGAAGACCTGACGCCCTTCGCCGAGGCGGCAGGCGAGTTCGAGAAGATCCAGCTCACCGAGGACGTCGGTGAGCCGATGGCCCTGGCCGTCGTCCCGGACGGTCGCGTGCTGATGACCGACCGTCGCGGCACCATCAAGATCTTCAACCCGGACAGCTACAACGTGACCACCGCCGCGGAGATCCAGGTCTACGCGGGCGAGGAGGACGGGCTCCAGGGCATCGCCGTGGACCCGGACTTCGAGGAGAACGGCTGGGTCTACACCTACTACTCCCCGCCGGACCCCGAGCCGCGCAACAGACTGTCCCGCTTCACGCTCGACGGCGACGTGCTCGACCTCGAGAGCGAACAGATCATCCTGGAGGTGCCCACCCAGCGTGACCTGTGCTGTCACGTGGGCGGGGACATCGACTTCGATTCCGAGGGCAACCTGTACCTGTCCACCGGAGACAACACGAACTCCTGGGCCTCCGACGGCTACACCCCGATCGACGAGCGAGAGGGCCGCTCGGCCTTCGACGCGCAGCGGTCGTCCGGCAACACCAACGACCTGCGCGGCAAGCTCCTGCGCATTCACGTCGAAGAGGACGGCGGCTACACGATCCCCGAGGGAAACCTGTTCCCGGAGGGCACCGAGGGCACCCGCGCCGAGATCTACTACATGGGTCTGCGCAATCCCTTCCGCTTCAGCGTCGACCAGGAGACCGACCGGATCTTCCTGGGCGTCGTCGGGCCGGACGCGCGGGACGGCAACCCCGATCGCGGCCCGCACGCCTACGACGAGGTGTACCTGATGGACGGCCCCGGCAACGGCGGCTGGCCCTTCTGCATGGGTCCCAACGAGCCCTACCGGGACTACGACTTCACCACCGGCGAGTCCGGCCCGGCCTTCGACTGCGACGCGCCGGTCAACGACTCGCCCAACAACACGGGTCTGACCGACCTGCCGCCCGCCACTCCCGCGGACATCTACTACACCTACGGCTGCTCCGAGGAGTTCCCCGAGATCTCCTGTGAAGGCGGCAACTCCGCCTTCGGCGGTCCGGTGTACCGCTACGACGAATCGCTCGACTCGCCGACCAAGTTCCCCGAGTCGTACGACGGCGCCCACTTCTTCTACGAATACTCGCGGAACTTCGTGGCCGACGTCCGCTTCGACGAGAACGGCGACTACTCGTCGATGACGCCGTTCCTGGCGGAATTGGACTTCAACCAGCCGATGGACATGGAGTTCGGTCCGGAGGGCTCGCTCTACGTCATCGAGTACGGCGGCGGGTTCTTCACCCCCGGCACCTACGCCGGGCTGTACCGGATCGACCACACCGGCGGCGTGCAGTCCCCGGACGTCTCGCTGGCCACCACCGAGACCTCGGGTGACGCACCGCTCGAGGTGACCTTCGACGCCACCGGCACCACCGACCCCAACGGCGGAGAGCTGACCTTCGCGTGGGACTACGAGGGTGACGGCGTCGACGACGCCGACGGCATCTCCGGCACGCACACCTACACCGAGAACGGCGTCTACAACGCCAAGCTCACGGTGACCAACTCGGCGGGCCGCGAGACCGTGCGCCGCGTGACGATCACCATCGGCAACTTCGCGCCGCAGGTCGCGTTCGACACGCCCGGCGACGGATCGCTGTTCGAGTGGGGCGACCGCGTCGCCTACGACGTCACGGTGGAGGACCAGGAGGACGGCACCGTCGGGGACGGCATCAGCTGTTCCGCGGTCACCGTCCAGACCGCACTCGGCCACGACTCCCACGCTCACCCGCAGAGCAACATCCAGAACTGTCAGGGCGTGACGACGATCCAGGAGGACGGCGGTCACGGCGGCGACGCGAACCTGTTCTACGTCCTGCGCTCCAGCTACGAGGACCGGGGCAACGAGGGCGTGGCGCCGACCTCCGGCGAGCACGAGATCATCCTCCAGCCCAAGCGCAAGCAGGCCATCCACCACGACGGTGCCGAGGGCGTCGAGATCGTCGACGACGAGGCGGCCGAGGGCGGCCGGACGCTGGGCGCCGTGCACGCGGGCGACTGGGTCTCCTTCGCCCCGTACAACCTGTCCATGATCGACTCGGTGCGGCTGCGCGCGGCAGGCCTGGCGGGCGGCACCGTCGAGCTGCGGGCGGACGCACCCGACGGCGAGCTCATCGCCGCCACCGAGGTTCCGGCCGGGTCCGGCGAGTACGTCGAACTCGACCCGGTCGAGATCTCCGCGCCCGAGGGCACCTTCGAGCTGTTCGTGGTGTTCGACGGCGAGTCGGACGAGGAACTGCTGAACCTGAACTACTTCGAGTTCGACGGTCTCGGCGCGGCGGGCCCTCGGGTCGTCCACGCCGAGTCGGACGTGTCGCGGGGCGCCGCTCCGCTCACCGCCAACCTCACCGTCTCCGGAGAGGCGCTGCCCGAGGGCACCACCTTCTCCTGGGACCTCGGTGACGGGGCCACCGCCGAGGGCGCGGCCGTGTCGCACGAGTACCAGGCGACCGGGGAGTACACGGCCTCGGTGACCGCGACCGACGCCGACGGCGTCGTGCGGGGCAGCGCCGAGACGACGGTGTCGGTCTTCGACCCGATCGACGGCACCATCGAGGTCACGCCGGAGTCGGCCGAGCTGGAGACCCGCGACCAGCAGCAGGTCTCCGCGACGTTCACCCCCGGCGAGGGCACGCCCGCCGACAGCCCGGTGAGCATCGAGGTCTACCGCTCCTCCCCCGCGAGCGATCTTCCGCCGGGACACACCGAGGGCGAGCCCTTCGTCCGGGTGGAGCAGCACATCGCGGAGCCCGACGAGGAGGGCACCGTCTCCTTCGACTACACGAGCACGGTCGGCGCGACCGACCGGATCGTGGCCTGCCTCGGCTACGGCGGCTCGTGCGTGCGGGGCGAGAGCCTGGTCGTCACCGACGACGGCCCGGTCAACCTGCGTGACGACCTCGCACTCGACGACGGCGTCGTGACCTGGGAGGCCACCGCCGACGACGAGGGCTGGATCACCCTGTACGACGGCAAGAGCCTGGCGGGCTGGGACCACGTCGGCGCGGGCGGCTTCGAGGTCACCGAGGAGGGCCTGCTGGCACCGCGGTCCGGCGGCTTCGGCATCCTGTACTACGCCGACGCCGAGTTCGAGGACTACGTGCTGGAGGCGGAGTACGAGAGCTTCAGCGTCAGCGCGAACTCCGGTCTGTTCCAGCGTTTCCCCGACCCCGAGGGTGACGCGGGCGTACCCGGTCGCGAGGGCTACGAGGTCGCGATTCTGGACCGCGTCGACGACGTGCTCAACCGGACGGGTTCCATCAACGGTCTGATGGCGGCGAAGTATCTGACCGCCAAGCCGCCCTACGGCGGCTGGAACCTCTTCGAGATCGAGGTGACCGGCGATCAGTACAACGTCGTCCTCAACGACCGGGTGGTCACGGAGTACACCGGTGACGGGACCCGCGGCCAGGGCGGGCACATCGGGCTGGAGAACAGCAACTCCAACCAGCTCCACTTCCGCAACATCCGGATCAAGCCGACCGGTGACGGCGGTGGTGAGGATTCGACGGCTCCGGTGACCACGGCGAGCACCACGCCGAGCGAGCCCGACGGCCGGGAAGGCTGGTACACCACCAGCCCCGTCGAGATCACCCTCGAGGCCACCGACGACGCCTCCGGCGTCGACACCACCGAATACCGCCTCGACGACGGCGACTGGACCACCTACGACCAACCCCTCACCCTCACCGACGACGGCACCCACACCCTCGACTACCGCTCCACCGACACCGCGGGCAACATCGAGGACACCCAGACCCTCCACCTCGCCATCGACACCACCGCCCCCACCACCGAGGCCACCTTCCCCGACTCCTCCGACGGCGGCTGGCATGACGGCGAGGTCACCGTCGCCCTCGCGGGCACCGACGAGGGCAGCGGAGTGGCCCGCACGGAGTGGAGCCTCGACGGCGGCGACTGGACCGCCTACGAGGAGCCGGTGTCGGTGTCCGGCGAAGGCCCGCACTCGCTGCTCTACCGGAGCGTCGACGTGGCGGGCAACGTCGAGGACGAGAAGGCCGCCACCATCCTCATCGACCACACCGCACCCACCCTGGTGGTCGCGGGCGTGGCCGACGGACGGGTCTACGGCGACGCCACCGACCTCGTCCTGCACTGGCACGCCGAGGACAACACCTCCGGCCTGGACACGGTGATCGGCACCCTCAACGACGAGGAGATCGACTCCGGCGAATACGTGCCCCTGCACCAGCTCCCCCTGGGCATGCAGGAGCTCTCCGTCGCCGCGACGGACCTGGCGGGCAACACCACCGAACAGTCGATCTCCTTCGCCACCACCACCTCCACCCGCGACATCAGCCAACTCATCGACCGATTCCGCGCCACCAACCGCCTCTCCCTCACCGCCACCACCCAACTCCGCGACCAGCTCACCACCGCACGACTGGCCGAGGCACGAGGCGACGACTTCGCGACCATCGAAGAACTCCAGACGCTCCAGACCCTCGTCAACGACACCACCCTCGTCACCGCAGGCGACATCCGCACCACCCTCGACCGCGACATCCAAGCCGTCATCGACGCCATCGAGGGAGTGGCGGTGACGGGCTCCTCCGACGACGCTGTCGAGTGA
- a CDS encoding APC family permease, translating into MNSPSPDREPTDAEQPDGGLRRRLGTGDAVFVGLGAMLGAGVFTAFSPAAGAAGSLLLPALALAGLVAVCNAISSARLAARYPVAGGTYVYGRERLGPFWGYLAGWCFVIGKTASCAAMALTVGLYLWPAQARPVAAVTLLALTALSMFGVRRALWFTRIAVVAVLLVLALVVIAAIWGEPGPAAVTPGAATAASPGGLLEAAGLLFFAFAGYARITTLGEEVRDPRRTIGLAVPIALGITLLVYLALASALLAGVGADAIATWSDPLASVVAASDLAVAAPLVRAGAVLAAGAALSALLLGVSRTVLAMARDRRLPGVLAAVDARHGVPLRAELAVGVVAAVAVLSADLREVIGFSSFGVLVYYAIANAAAWTLSRAEHRPPRALTAVGLTCCVLLAVSLPIRSVVGGIVLIALGVLGWLFLTWSTRRRNGTINPHSTSGELIQEPGQGAANG; encoded by the coding sequence ATGAACTCCCCGTCTCCAGACCGCGAGCCGACCGATGCCGAGCAGCCCGACGGCGGATTACGTCGACGGCTGGGCACCGGCGACGCGGTGTTCGTCGGGCTCGGCGCCATGCTCGGCGCGGGCGTCTTCACCGCCTTCTCCCCGGCGGCAGGCGCGGCGGGAAGCCTCCTGCTGCCCGCCCTCGCCCTCGCCGGTCTCGTGGCGGTGTGCAACGCGATCTCCTCGGCTCGGCTGGCGGCGCGCTATCCGGTCGCGGGCGGCACCTACGTCTACGGGCGTGAGCGGCTCGGTCCGTTCTGGGGCTACCTGGCCGGCTGGTGCTTCGTCATCGGCAAGACGGCGAGCTGCGCCGCGATGGCCCTGACCGTCGGGCTCTATCTGTGGCCCGCACAGGCGCGCCCGGTGGCCGCGGTGACGCTGCTGGCGCTGACCGCGTTGAGCATGTTCGGCGTGCGCCGGGCCCTGTGGTTCACCAGGATCGCAGTCGTGGCGGTGTTGCTGGTCCTGGCACTCGTGGTGATCGCGGCGATCTGGGGCGAGCCCGGCCCGGCCGCCGTCACCCCCGGTGCGGCGACGGCGGCGAGCCCCGGCGGGCTGCTGGAGGCCGCGGGGCTGCTCTTCTTCGCCTTCGCGGGCTATGCACGCATCACGACGCTGGGCGAGGAGGTGCGCGACCCTCGGCGGACCATCGGCCTCGCCGTGCCGATCGCCCTGGGCATCACGCTGCTCGTCTACCTCGCGCTGGCCTCGGCGCTGCTCGCCGGGGTGGGCGCCGACGCGATCGCGACGTGGTCCGACCCGCTGGCCTCGGTGGTCGCGGCCTCGGATCTCGCCGTGGCGGCGCCGCTGGTGCGGGCGGGCGCGGTGCTGGCCGCGGGGGCCGCGCTGTCCGCTCTGCTGCTCGGCGTCTCGCGGACGGTGCTGGCGATGGCTCGAGACCGCAGGCTCCCCGGTGTGCTGGCCGCGGTCGACGCCCGGCACGGGGTGCCGCTGCGGGCCGAGCTGGCGGTGGGCGTGGTGGCCGCCGTCGCCGTGTTGTCGGCCGATCTGCGCGAGGTGATCGGCTTCTCGTCCTTCGGGGTGCTGGTGTACTACGCGATCGCCAACGCCGCGGCGTGGACGTTGAGTCGTGCCGAGCATCGACCGCCGAGGGCGCTGACGGCGGTGGGGCTGACCTGCTGCGTGCTGCTGGCGGTCAGCCTGCCGATCCGGTCGGTCGTCGGCGGGATCGTCCTGATCGCACTCGGTGTTCTCGGCTGGCTGTTCCTCACCTGGTCGACGCGCCGACGAAACGGGACGATCAACCCGCATAGTACAAGCGGTGAATTAATTCAGGAGCCCGGACAGGGTGCGGCGAATGGCTGA
- a CDS encoding TetR/AcrR family transcriptional regulator produces MPERQSRRALLAEAAIEVLAREGGRGLTHRAVDREAALPAGTTEECFPSRESLVEAVAAHMSEQHRAAVRALHEQRPEVVTPEDVDHLYRAMLVRSTLDGRAQFLALMELYLEAVRRPSIRTALGEMVTANMDSAVALHREAGRTLRQEEAGRLDAYFLGLAVSLLALPGDVLRRGGLDDPGALAPALRAAVASVPPMAD; encoded by the coding sequence ATGCCCGAACGGCAATCGCGCCGCGCACTGCTCGCCGAGGCGGCCATCGAGGTTCTCGCCCGCGAGGGCGGCCGTGGCTTGACCCACCGCGCGGTCGACCGCGAGGCCGCGCTGCCCGCGGGTACCACGGAGGAGTGTTTTCCCAGCCGCGAGTCGCTCGTGGAGGCGGTCGCCGCCCACATGTCCGAGCAGCATCGTGCCGCTGTCCGGGCGCTGCACGAGCAGCGTCCGGAGGTGGTGACGCCCGAGGACGTCGATCACCTCTACCGCGCGATGCTGGTCCGTTCCACACTCGACGGTCGCGCGCAGTTCCTCGCCCTGATGGAGTTGTATCTGGAGGCCGTGCGCAGGCCGAGCATCCGGACGGCGCTCGGGGAGATGGTGACCGCCAACATGGACTCTGCCGTGGCGCTGCATCGGGAGGCGGGCCGGACTCTGCGTCAAGAGGAGGCGGGCAGACTCGACGCCTATTTCCTCGGGCTCGCCGTCTCGTTGCTGGCGTTGCCCGGCGACGTGCTGCGACGTGGCGGGCTGGACGACCCGGGGGCGCTGGCACCCGCGCTGCGGGCCGCGGTGGCGTCGGTGCCTCCCATGGCGGACTGA